GCAAATAAACATTTCCCAGCAGGCTTTTTATTGATTGCACTTACTGCAAGGCTGCTGGGAAGTGGAGCCCATTTGGCTGATGAGCTCTGACTGCCATTTTGGAAACTAATCTCTACTCCTTAGCTCAGTATGCTCTCTCAGGTCCTCCTCTCATCTCCAACTCTCAGTCCGAATAGAGCTGTTTCTCCTGAGTGGGTGGTGGAGATAGTATAGACTCACTTTTCCCTGTTCCTCCTTTCTAAATCTACTTAATACCTTGGAAATATTCAGCAGTATAAAAGGACTTTGAAATATAGAAAGAAGGAATAGGACTGGCTGAAGACCTTAGAACTTACAGAACAACAGCAAGTGAGTtacctgcttttctttttatctcccaTTTATCTGAATTGGGCAGCAGTTGCAACTCAGAACTGGCAACAGGCATAGACAAAATAATAAATCTATAAATAAGCATGAAAAGCCTGTTCTCTTTGGCCAAAAGGTCAGGAAAGGGAAAGCCCAGTAGAGACTTAGTGGGATGACTCGTACCAAGTGACAGCAGCTGACCCATTAGCAGTGTTTGGGGGCCAACCCATCCCCTACACAAACCTGCAATAGCAACAGCAGAATTTGGAAGGGTTAGCCTGCCCCATTCCCCACATCCGCCAACTAGTAATGGACCTGATCTGCCAACAGTGGAACCAGGAGGCCCAAAACACAGAACTCATATGTGCCAGCAGCAGCAGGTCAGTATGTCTGCAAGAGTGGCAAGGGCAGAACCCAGGGGGCCAACCCATCCTCCATCCCACAGCAGGCAGCAGCACACAGGCCCCCTCCACCTGCACTGGTGGTACCAGTAGGCCCTGTGTGTCTCTATCCTTCCCCCAACAGTGGAGAGAGACCTAGACCTGGCAACACCTGGCCCTCCACCAGGGCCATAGTAAGATCCAGACCAAGTGTCTCCCAACCCTCCATCCAATGGCAGAAGGCAATCCAGGGGCAGAAGGTAAACTAGACCAGGGTCTCCCAAACCTCTACCCAGTGGCAGAGAGCTATGCAGCCCAGACCCCACAGTTCTTGACCTTGTACCCAGTGGCAAAAGACAGCCCATGTAGTTGCTTCCCTTCCCCAACAGCACCAACAGTGATAAAATGGGAACCCCATTAGTACCAGGAGACCAGAGAACATACCAGGAGAAAGGTTTTCCCTCCTGCAGGTCcagcacccctcacccccacctaATGACACCAGGCAGCCCAGGGAAGCACCTTCCACTCCTGCAGGCAGCACCAGCAGGATTCCAGCTGGAGCTCATGCAAAGCTAACACAACAAACAGACTAGAATAGGGCTCAGAAAACTAAATTATCATTGGCCATACAAAGACTTTGTGCATATGGCCATAGAAAGACTTGTATCTTTGAGTGAGCATTAGACAAAAAGTCCTTTCCTTGTTTGTCTACGCTAGTAGACATACCTATTTGTGAATAGTCTCCTTAGGAGAAGTAAAAGACTCCTGCTCAACTTATTCCACCTATTCTCActttccagaagaagaaaaatcacactaATAAGAAttattctctgggaattccctggctgtccagtggttaggacttgggctTTCATTGCCGTGGGCcggggtttgatctctggtcagggaactaagatcccacaagccgtgcagtgaggtcgagagagagagagagagagagagagagagagagagagaagggggggggaggggggggaggggaggggggacagagagagagggagggggagggagagggagagaattaTTCCCTAAATAAATTTGGGGCAAATATGCATATAGATCTGTTAAGCAGTAACTGTGTAGGTGATGCATTTGtttgtcaatggatatttatatGCAGTTTCTAATTGAAATGTAATATAAACTTGTTTTTAGATACTGAAAATTTTTAGGCCAGAAATACTATTAATGAAAATATGTAACACTGTAAGATTAACCAAATAGTCCACAACAAACTAAATTGACTACgataaaggaaaagtaaaattcattcattcatttcttcattcaacaaatatttattgattacctaCTATGCATcagtcaacaacaacaaaatctctgccttcatggaactCACATTCTAATAGAATTCAAAAGCAAGAATAGCAGTTGATATTACAGGATCAACGTAAGACAACACTAATGGTCTTTCAAATTGTCTTGTGGGGTGGGCCTGAATTACTTTTAAATGCCTGCCCTGTGCATGATCTGAAGCTTTGTCTCAGACAGAATTGGATTGTGAGTTGAATCATATTGGTATTGATAGTATCTAGGTGAAAATAGGTCCAGAGAACTCATGAGTAAATAATTCATTTCTTAGAGTAATAAAGCATAGAATATCGAAAGTTAAATGGGCACTTTTCCCTCCCCCAGTATAATCAATTTCCATAGGAATTGTTTCTAGCCAGCTGGCTGTGAGACAAGTTGAATAAAGACTAGAaggtttcaaatattttgaaatcaaaatatttacaaagataaCTATCCTGCTCATATAccatattccattttttttttaatttatttatttatttagttttttttggctgtgttgggtcttcgtttctgtgcgagggctttctctagttgcggcaagtgggggcgactcttcatcgtggtgcgggggcgggccactcttcatcgcggtgcgcgggcctctcactatcgcggcctctcttgttgcggagcacaggctccagatgagcaggctcagtagttgtggctcacgggcccagttgctccgcggcatgtgggatcttcccagaccagggctcgaacccgtgtcccgtgcattagcaggcagattctcaaccactgcgccaccagggaagccccccatattCCATTTTAAAACCCTCTTTGTAGCCAGGATTTCTTCTCAGTATCAAATTAAGAAatctatgtataaaaatatcaaatcactatgttgtatacctaaggctaatataatattgtatgttaattataattcAATAGAAAAAGAAGTTTAACAGCTGAGCCTTCTGGGGAATCTATATTTCTTTACACAGGGTCTCAAAGTAGTGGTAAACTTTTAGATCAGAATTTGGCTATGTGTTCAATTTAGAAGACTGCCATTAGTGATTATCAGTATGCTCCACTAAGTGCCAATGGCAGGCTTCAatagacaaaaaagaagaaagagcatCAAGGGGGAAAAATAGTTATAATGAAGTGGTAGAACTTACCTATCTGCTATGTATTGCCTTTCCTTGGTTGTTAATCTATAACTACTTCTGAAAATGGAAGTAGAAAAATACTTGCTGGTTTTGCTTTGGAAATTTAATTGGTATCAATTAAATTTCCaaaagcaaaacctaaaataggacttaaaattttttcttttcagaagtttaagtactatctaaaagagaaatgtgttcatgtgtcaacttggcaaattcaagttttctaAGACATTAATTTAGAAAAGTGAAATCTGTTTGGTTAATTGGTGGCATCTTTTAATGAGAAGCTTGAGTTTTGTTGAGGAAAGAAATGTTCAGACAATTCTATGGCCTTTAAAAAGTTTGGCTTTATACTGCCAGGCAGCCAGATAGTAAGAGGAGAACATAACAGTTGTAATTGAGTAGCTTGAACCTCCTGGAGATTTCCAAGCTGTATCCTATAATATATGATGGTCATGTTAAGCAGTGTATTAATTCAGGGCACCTTGGAAGGGTGCTGGGGAGTATCACTTGATAACTGAAATGCTCAGTTGTTGATATTTAACTCATAGTCTCAGGCTCTTACCAGGAGTCCTCAGGGCACTGCTACTTAAAAAGAGGGAAggcagagaattccctggtggtccagtggttaggactccgtgctctcactgccaaggggcctgggttcaatccctggtcagggaactaagatcccacatgccgcgcagcatgaccaagaaaaaaaaaaaaaaagggcacattTTGATACACCAGTTTTGTATCTCATGCTACCATCATAGCATCAAAAAATAGACGTTTAAATCATGACTAATGTCAACACACAGTAGAATGAAATAGTTGATGATTTCAGTGATTTTAaacgtttctttctttttttgatgtgtgtgcagcaatgaaaactGCTGGATGTAACTTAGATAAGGTAAATATTCTTCCTAATGCTCTGATCACTCCACTCATATCAAGCAGTGTGATTAAGAGTGAAGATGTTACTCCAATGGAAGTAACAGCAGAGAAAAGATCTTCCCCTATTTTTAAGGTGAGCTGCATTGACTAGTGCCCCACATGTTAACCTCAAATATAAAAATTGCTGTATTTTGAGTAGTTTGATTTCTTTTCCCCATATTTATGCTTTTTACTTCTCCTATTTCTTTTATATCTGTTTCTCTTCGGATTCACTTAATGAATTTTGCTTTGCAGAGTAATGatttttatattcaaataaaatagCCTGCAAAGCAACTtccaatgtacatttttttttaacatctttattggagtataattgctttacaatggtgtgttagtttctgctgtatcacaaagtgaatcagctatacgccaATATACATTTTTGACAAGGGAGGAATTAATACATTAGCTAGACCTTTGTGATGTGTGGTATTAATGAAAGTACTGGTTTTAGCATTTTCAAAACTACAGACATTTTATTTCCTGTTCTCCACCAGTCTTTTCCTATAactccttttccatttttcctttgttcCCCCCTCCCAATAATGTTACCAGTGATCCACAAatggagatatttttaaattggctATTAATTCATGAGCCATAGAATTATTGTGTTCTTACTCTCCAGCAGCTGATTATTCTTCTACTTCTACTTGTTTGACTATCTTTGCTtataatacttatttaaaaatccTGATGACAGTAAGACATAATGTTATCACTGAGAATCACAGTCTTACACCTGTTGTCCAAATAATAATATAGAGGGGAAAATTGGCCCTGCAtatgtttttataataataataatttttgaagtATCATATGagctcatttaatatttatatgtacatgTTATTTGgcgatttttattttttagactacAAAGACAGTTGGATCCACTCAACAAACATTAGAAAATATCTCTAACATAGCAGGAAATGGGtctttttcatcatcatcatcatcttcccaCTTACCTTCTGAAAACGAAAAGCAACAACAGATTCAGCCCAAGGCATACAACCCAGAGACCCTGACAACTATCCAAACACAGGACATTTCACAGCCTGGTACCTTTCCAGCAGTTTCTGCTTCTAGTCAGCTGCCCAACAGTGATGCACTACTGCAGCAGGCTACACAGTTTCAGACAAGAGAAACTCAGTCTAGAGAGGTATTACAGTCAGATGGTACAGTGGTTAATTTGTCACACCTGACTGAGGCATCACAGCAACAGCAGCAGTCACCACTACAAGAACAAGCACAGACTTTACAGCAGCagatttcatcaaatattttcccatcacCAAATAGTGTGAGTCAGCAGCTACAGAATACAATTCAACAGCTGCAGGCAGGAAGTTTTACAGGCAGTACTACTAGTGGCAGCAATGGAAATGTTGACTTGGTCCAACAAGTTTTAGAGGCACAACAACAGTtatcttcagttttattttctgctCCAGATGGTAATGAGAATGTTCAAGAACAGCTTAGTGCAGACATTTTTCAACAAGTCAGTCAAATTCAAAATAGCGTAAGCCCTGGAATGTTTTCCTCAACAGAGCCAGCAGTCCATACCAGACCAGATAATTTAATAGCTGGAAGAGCTGAAAGTGTTCACCCACAGAATGAAAACACATTATCTaatcaacaacagcaacaacagcaacagcaagtGATGGAATCATCAGCTGCAATGGTGATAGAGATGCAACAGAGTATCTGCCAGGCAGCTGCCCAGATTCAGTCAGAGCTATTTCCTTCAACTGCTTCAGCAAGTGGAAACCTTCAGCAGTCTCCAGTTTACCAGCAGACTTCTCATATGATGAGTGCGTTATCAGCCAATGAGGACATGCAAATGCAATGTGAAttgttttcttctcctcctgCAGTTTCTGGTAATGAAACTGCTACAACCACCACACAGCAGGTTGCAACTCCTGGCACTACCATGTTTCAGACATCAAGTTCAGCAGATGGAGAAGAAACTGGAGCACAAGCAAAACAGATTCAGAACAGTGTCTTTCAGACCATGGTCCAAATGCAACATAGTGGGGACAGTCAACCTCAAGTTAACCTTTTTTCATCTACGAAAAGTATGATAAGCGTTCAAAATAATGGTACCCAGCAGCAAGGTAATGGTTTATTCCAGCAAGGTAATGAGATGATGTCACTCCAATCAGGGAATTTTTTGCAGCAGTCTTCTCATTCACAGGCTCAACTCTTTCATCCTCAGAATCCTATTGCTGATGCTCAGAACCTTTCCCAGGAAACTCAAGGTTCTATTTTTCATAGTCCAAGTCCTATTGTCCACAGTCAGACTTCTACAACCTCCTCTGAACAAATGCAGCCTCCAATGTTTCACTCTCAAAATACCATGGCTGTGCTACAGGGATCTTCTGTTCCTCAAGACCAGCAGTCAGCCAACATATTTCTTTCCCAGAGTCCAATGAATAATCTTCAAACTAACACAGTAGCCCAAGAAGAACAGATTTCATTTTTTGCAGCTCAGAATTCAATTTCTCCACTTCAGTCAACATCAAACACTGAGCAGCAAGCTGCATTCCAACAGCAGGCTCCAATATCACACATCCAGACCCCTATGCTTTCCCAAGAACAGGCACAACCCTCCCAGCAAGGTCTATTTCAGCCTCAGGTTTCCCTGGGCTCCCTTCCTCCTAATCCAATGCCTCAAAACCAACAAGGAACAATCTTCCAGACACAGCACTCAATGGTCGCCATCCAGAGTAACTCTGCATCccaggagcagcagcagcagcagcagcagcaacagcagcaacagcagcagcaacagcagagcATTTTATTCAGCAATCAGAATACCATGGCTCCAATGGCATCTCAGAAGCAGCCACCACCAAACATGATATTCAACCCAAGTCAAAATCCAATGGCTAATCAAGAGCAGCAGAACCAGTCAATTTTTCATCAACAAAATAATATGGCCCCAATGAATCAAGAACAGCAGCCCATGCAATTTCAGAACCAGCCCACAGTTTCCTCACTTCAGAACCCAGGTCCTGCCCAGTCCGAATCATCACAGACCTCCTTGTTCCATAGCTCTCCTCAGATTCAGTTGGTCCAAGGGTCACCCAGTTCTCAAGAGCAGCAAGTAACACTCTTCCTTTCTCCAGCATCCATGTCTGCATTGCAGAACAGTATAAACCAACAAGACATGCAACAGTCTCCCCTTTATTCCCCTCAGAACAACATGCCTGGAATCCAAGGAGCCACATCTTCACCTCAACCACAGGCTACTTTATTTCACAACACTACAGGAGGCACAATGAACCAACTACAAAATTCTCCTGGCTCTTCTCAGCAGACTTCAGGAATGTTCTTATTTGGCATTCAAAATAGTAAGAAACTCTTTCtaatttctcatttcttaaatGTTATTGGTCGAAATGGTCACATTATTATTACTAGAAGAAAGCACAACATAGTGGTTTTAAGAGCACGGATTGTAGTTAGcattgagttcaaatcccagctataCCACTTACAGACTGAGACCTTAGACAGGATATTTGACCTGCAtgagcctcaatttccacatCTAAAGTGGTGGTAATATTACATACTTGAAAAGGATATTGGAAGGATTAAATGTGGTAACATATATAAATGGATGTGTTTGCCATTTTAAGATATAaacttgaaaggaaaataaagtaagaATGACAGAAAATTTTTCAGCCAATTAAAGTAAGTAGTTTCCAGTGAGGTAGAAAACCatgtttctttaaatgtttatatagcAAGGAAATTATATAGGACTTATGGTGATAACTAAGCATTGTTGTATTTTTATACTGCTTAGAGGAAACCTAGGATGAATTCTACTACTGTTCAATGAAAACCTTTTTGGAGGCTGTCAGGTGCCTCGCTTTTAACTCTATAATGAGCAAACACAGTAATGAATTTACCCCAGCCACTAATAAATACCTTCTTATGAATCTTAACAGAAAATAACTAATCAGGTAGCTTCTCTATTTTAAATATCTCTGCAGACTGTAGTCAGCTTTTAACTTCTGGACCAGCTACATTGCCAGATCAGTTGATGGCCATAAGTCAGCCAGGCCAACCACAAAACGAGGGCCAGCCACCTGTGACAACACTTCTTTCTCAGCAAATGCCAGAGAATTCTCCACTGGCATCCTCTATAAACACCAATCAGAACATTGAAAAGATTGATTTGCTTGTTTCATTGCAAAACCAAGGGAACAACTTAACTGGCTCCTTTTAACTGGATATGTGAGTATTGCATTTTGGCTTCTTTCTTATTGAAAAGcatcaataaattttattattcttagCAGATTTGAGTTAAGTAATAACACTGTTAGGACtctgatcttttaaaatatggcttTCTCACAAGATGGTACTTTTTTACCCTAAATAAATTACTCTGAATGATAGCTTAGGTCATATTGTTAATACTGGGCATTCCTTCTGGCTCTAAGCTTCTTTTCCTTGGAATGACAGAACATCTGATGAATGTACTATATATCAGATATAATTATGTCTCATATCTCTATTCCTCAGGAAATAAATATTGAATCTGAAAAGTCTGACAGTATAAATATGATAAAGTATCATTTGTAGTACTTTAATATACTTTGGGATCATTCAGGGCTACGGGAACTTTGTAAAGGCTTTCCCTCCCTATTGAGTTATATtaaacttcttcttttttttagaaattccatGAAGAAAATCCTGATTTCAAGATACCCTGAGATCTTGTGATTCCATGAGGATTATTGAactgttactttaaaaagaaaacaaaatatgaaaaactgtgattgaataaatggatggattttACTCTGACTGCAAAAGAGCACACCTTTGCTGCCTATTGCAGTGATTAACCACCATTgttaacatctttttattttatattcctaaTAACAGTGATGACTGAGAATCTATTTGAGTTTCCAGCTGACAGAATTAATTGTTGCTATTTTCCTaggcattatttctttaaaaatacagtttaaattGATAAGCTGGATCACTCAGTTATTATTGCTATTAGAAAATAATTCATGTTTCATGTTTACTTTTGTTCTTCATTCAGATTTTCTTTCCTGCATTTAGTCAAGTAGTGGCTTTTGAAAAAGGAAAGTTCAAATCATAACTTAGGCTGtgatttttcaatataaaaagCACAGCTATTGGCCAAAGTGAAGCAatctttattcagtttttaatAGAGAAACTGAGGGGGTAACATTCTGACAGGTAAGCTGTATTAAGAGCTCTACACAGATAAGAGGACTCTTTATCACAGACAACACACTTACAAACTGGGAACAGCTGGAAtgctattgattttatttttcagagagttgttaattctctgtgtttctgttaaGGGTTTTAGCCATAACTGTGcgtagaaaaatataaacatcttGCTCTATTTAAAAATGAAGGGGATAATATATGGTAAATTATGTTCTGATATCCTCCTACAATAGTTAAAACTGACAGAGTAATTCAAGTCTGTTTTCTTCTTATCCCAGTCTTGAACTGGTATTCCCTTTTTATGTTCAGCGATACtattcttctcctcttcttcactTTATTTTAGACAATTAGTAATATACTACTAGCTTTGTGATCCTGTAGTAACTTAAATGAAAAGACCACTTTGATCTGGGGTAACCCAGCAACTCCTGCAGCACAGGCCGGGGGGTATCCTTTCAAGAATGAAGGGAGCTGACTCCTGAGAAACAAGAaacaatgcattttttttccatgaaCGGTGCTGTTCTGAAGTCTTCAAATTTTTCCCTCTAATAGGAAACAGTATAAAtgttaatctgaaaaaaaaacacaaactaaaatTTCTTGAAACATCACTTCTCCCTGAGCTGCAGTGAGTGTAACTCACTTGTCACCTCAGTGCTTTACAGTTTGAAGTGGTCACTTATCTGATGGTTCCCACAAGCCTTAGGCTTTACAGGGTCATATCATTGACTTAATATGAAGAATTAATTTGTGTTACATCTATAGAGAGCAAAATAACACACTCCAGAACTTGCAGTTGTAGCATTAGTTATACAGATTTGGGTGTTCTCACCACCCATGGGATGCCTGCTTCTCTCTACAACCTGTTGTCTGGACACATGCTTATGTCTTACTCTCCTTCTGGCATGTAGAAAGCTGTTAATACAGTTTAAGGCCAAATTGTGTGTGGCTTCTATATGTAGATAAGATGTTTTGGCATTCTTGTccgtttcatttattttttaagtgtacaaaaaAATAGCCTGTTAATTGTTTGTTGAAGGCTacaattctgttttttatttttattttttctatccaATACATTTAGCTGAACTTTGTGGAATTGTGGTGTTGGTTTTGTTTATACAGTcagatttttccccctttttgtgATGGTCTTCCGTGGTTCTTTGTGCtcttctttaatttgttttttctctttgttctcatttattcttccctccacccccaaccctttctttctct
Above is a window of Balaenoptera ricei isolate mBalRic1 chromosome 19, mBalRic1.hap2, whole genome shotgun sequence DNA encoding:
- the NFAT5 gene encoding nuclear factor of activated T-cells 5 isoform X9, which produces MITLSAKAPHYVLSQLTTDNKGNSKAGNGTLENQKGTGVKKSPMLCGQYPVKSEGKELKIVVQPETQHRARYLTEGSRGSVKDRTQQGFPTVKLEGHNEPVVLQVFVGNDSGRVKPHGFYQACRVTGRNTTPCKEVDIEGTTVIEVGLDPSNNMTLAVDCVGILKLRNADVEARIGIAGSKKKSTRARLVFRVNITRKDGSTLTLQTPSSPILCTQPAGVPEILKKSLHSCSVKGEEEVFLIGKNFLKGTKVIFQENVSDENSWKSEAEIDMELFHQNHLIVKVPPYHDQHITLPVSVGIYVVTNAGRSHDVQPFTYTPDPAAAAALNVNVKKEISSPARPCSFEEAMKAMKTAGCNLDKVNILPNALITPLISSSVIKSEDVTPMEVTAEKRSSPIFKTTKTVGSTQQTLENISNIAGNGSFSSSSSSSHLPSENEKQQQIQPKAYNPETLTTIQTQDISQPGTFPAVSASSQLPNSDALLQQATQFQTRETQSREVLQSDGTVVNLSHLTEASQQQQQSPLQEQAQTLQQQISSNIFPSPNSVSQQLQNTIQQLQAGSFTGSTTSGSNGNVDLVQQVLEAQQQLSSVLFSAPDGNENVQEQLSADIFQQVSQIQNSVSPGMFSSTEPAVHTRPDNLIAGRAESVHPQNENTLSNQQQQQQQQQVMESSAAMVIEMQQSICQAAAQIQSELFPSTASASGNLQQSPVYQQTSHMMSALSANEDMQMQCELFSSPPAVSGNETATTTTQQVATPGTTMFQTSSSADGEETGAQAKQIQNSVFQTMVQMQHSGDSQPQVNLFSSTKSMISVQNNGTQQQGNGLFQQGNEMMSLQSGNFLQQSSHSQAQLFHPQNPIADAQNLSQETQGSIFHSPSPIVHSQTSTTSSEQMQPPMFHSQNTMAVLQGSSVPQDQQSANIFLSQSPMNNLQTNTVAQEEQISFFAAQNSISPLQSTSNTEQQAAFQQQAPISHIQTPMLSQEQAQPSQQGLFQPQVSLGSLPPNPMPQNQQGTIFQTQHSMVAIQSNSASQEQQQQQQQQQQQQQQQQQSILFSNQNTMAPMASQKQPPPNMIFNPSQNPMANQEQQNQSIFHQQNNMAPMNQEQQPMQFQNQPTVSSLQNPGPAQSESSQTSLFHSSPQIQLVQGSPSSQEQQVTLFLSPASMSALQNSINQQDMQQSPLYSPQNNMPGIQGATSSPQPQATLFHNTTGGTMNQLQNSPGSSQQTSGMFLFGIQNNCSQLLTSGPATLPDQLMAISQPGQPQNEGQPPVTTLLSQQMPENSPLASSINTNQNIEKIDLLVSLQNQGNNLTGSF
- the NFAT5 gene encoding nuclear factor of activated T-cells 5 isoform X6, with the protein product MPSDFISLLSADLDLESPKSLYSRESVYDLLPKELQLPPSREPSVASMSQTSGGEAGSPPPAVVAADASSAPSSSSMGGACSSFTTSSSPTIYSTSVTDSKAMQVESCSSALGVSNRGVSEKQLTSNTVQQHPSTPKRHTVLYISPPPEDLLDNSRMSCQDEGCGLESEQSCSMWMEDSPSNFSNMSTSSYNDNTEVPRKSRKRNPKQRPGVKRRDCEESNMDIFDADSAKAPHYVLSQLTTDNKGNSKAGNGTLENQKGTGVKKSPMLCGQYPVKSEGKELKIVVQPETQHRARYLTEGSRGSVKDRTQQGFPTVKLEGHNEPVVLQVFVGNDSGRVKPHGFYQACRVTGRNTTPCKEVDIEGTTVIEVGLDPSNNMTLAVDCVGILKLRNADVEARIGIAGSKKKSTRARLVFRVNITRKDGSTLTLQTPSSPILCTQPAGVPEILKKSLHSCSVKGEEEVFLIGKNFLKGTKVIFQENVSDENSWKSEAEIDMELFHQNHLIVKVPPYHDQHITLPVSVGIYVVTNAGRSHDVQPFTYTPDPAAAALNVNVKKEISSPARPCSFEEAMKAMKTAGCNLDKVNILPNALITPLISSSVIKSEDVTPMEVTAEKRSSPIFKTTKTVGSTQQTLENISNIAGNGSFSSSSSSSHLPSENEKQQQIQPKAYNPETLTTIQTQDISQPGTFPAVSASSQLPNSDALLQQATQFQTRETQSREVLQSDGTVVNLSHLTEASQQQQQSPLQEQAQTLQQQISSNIFPSPNSVSQQLQNTIQQLQAGSFTGSTTSGSNGNVDLVQQVLEAQQQLSSVLFSAPDGNENVQEQLSADIFQQVSQIQNSVSPGMFSSTEPAVHTRPDNLIAGRAESVHPQNENTLSNQQQQQQQQQVMESSAAMVIEMQQSICQAAAQIQSELFPSTASASGNLQQSPVYQQTSHMMSALSANEDMQMQCELFSSPPAVSGNETATTTTQQVATPGTTMFQTSSSADGEETGAQAKQIQNSVFQTMVQMQHSGDSQPQVNLFSSTKSMISVQNNGTQQQGNGLFQQGNEMMSLQSGNFLQQSSHSQAQLFHPQNPIADAQNLSQETQGSIFHSPSPIVHSQTSTTSSEQMQPPMFHSQNTMAVLQGSSVPQDQQSANIFLSQSPMNNLQTNTVAQEEQISFFAAQNSISPLQSTSNTEQQAAFQQQAPISHIQTPMLSQEQAQPSQQGLFQPQVSLGSLPPNPMPQNQQGTIFQTQHSMVAIQSNSASQEQQQQQQQQQQQQQQQQQSILFSNQNTMAPMASQKQPPPNMIFNPSQNPMANQEQQNQSIFHQQNNMAPMNQEQQPMQFQNQPTVSSLQNPGPAQSESSQTSLFHSSPQIQLVQGSPSSQEQQVTLFLSPASMSALQNSINQQDMQQSPLYSPQNNMPGIQGATSSPQPQATLFHNTTGGTMNQLQNSPGSSQQTSGMFLFGIQNNCSQLLTSGPATLPDQLMAISQPGQPQNEGQPPVTTLLSQQMPENSPLASSINTNQNIEKIDLLVSLQNQGNNLTGSF
- the NFAT5 gene encoding nuclear factor of activated T-cells 5 isoform X7 encodes the protein MSQTSGGEAGSPPPAVVAADASSAPSSSSMGGACSSFTTSSSPTIYSTSVTDSKAMQVESCSSALGVSNRGVSEKQLTSNTVQQHPSTPKRHTVLYISPPPEDLLDNSRMSCQDEGCGLESEQSCSMWMEDSPSNFSNMSTSSYNDNTEVPRKSRKRNPKQRPGVKRRDCEESNMDIFDADSAKAPHYVLSQLTTDNKGNSKAGNGTLENQKGTGVKKSPMLCGQYPVKSEGKELKIVVQPETQHRARYLTEGSRGSVKDRTQQGFPTVKLEGHNEPVVLQVFVGNDSGRVKPHGFYQACRVTGRNTTPCKEVDIEGTTVIEVGLDPSNNMTLAVDCVGILKLRNADVEARIGIAGSKKKSTRARLVFRVNITRKDGSTLTLQTPSSPILCTQPAGVPEILKKSLHSCSVKGEEEVFLIGKNFLKGTKVIFQENVSDENSWKSEAEIDMELFHQNHLIVKVPPYHDQHITLPVSVGIYVVTNAGRSHDVQPFTYTPDPAAAAALNVNVKKEISSPARPCSFEEAMKAMKTAGCNLDKVNILPNALITPLISSSVIKSEDVTPMEVTAEKRSSPIFKTTKTVGSTQQTLENISNIAGNGSFSSSSSSSHLPSENEKQQQIQPKAYNPETLTTIQTQDISQPGTFPAVSASSQLPNSDALLQQATQFQTRETQSREVLQSDGTVVNLSHLTEASQQQQQSPLQEQAQTLQQQISSNIFPSPNSVSQQLQNTIQQLQAGSFTGSTTSGSNGNVDLVQQVLEAQQQLSSVLFSAPDGNENVQEQLSADIFQQVSQIQNSVSPGMFSSTEPAVHTRPDNLIAGRAESVHPQNENTLSNQQQQQQQQQVMESSAAMVIEMQQSICQAAAQIQSELFPSTASASGNLQQSPVYQQTSHMMSALSANEDMQMQCELFSSPPAVSGNETATTTTQQVATPGTTMFQTSSSADGEETGAQAKQIQNSVFQTMVQMQHSGDSQPQVNLFSSTKSMISVQNNGTQQQGNGLFQQGNEMMSLQSGNFLQQSSHSQAQLFHPQNPIADAQNLSQETQGSIFHSPSPIVHSQTSTTSSEQMQPPMFHSQNTMAVLQGSSVPQDQQSANIFLSQSPMNNLQTNTVAQEEQISFFAAQNSISPLQSTSNTEQQAAFQQQAPISHIQTPMLSQEQAQPSQQGLFQPQVSLGSLPPNPMPQNQQGTIFQTQHSMVAIQSNSASQEQQQQQQQQQQQQQQQQQSILFSNQNTMAPMASQKQPPPNMIFNPSQNPMANQEQQNQSIFHQQNNMAPMNQEQQPMQFQNQPTVSSLQNPGPAQSESSQTSLFHSSPQIQLVQGSPSSQEQQVTLFLSPASMSALQNSINQQDMQQSPLYSPQNNMPGIQGATSSPQPQATLFHNTTGGTMNQLQNSPGSSQQTSGMFLFGIQNNCSQLLTSGPATLPDQLMAISQPGQPQNEGQPPVTTLLSQQMPENSPLASSINTNQNIEKIDLLVSLQNQGNNLTGSF